A segment of the Triticum urartu cultivar G1812 chromosome 1, Tu2.1, whole genome shotgun sequence genome:
GGAGCTATCAAGTGAGGCTGGTATCCATCAGCTTCCGTTATGAGCTTCCTCACATTTTCCATTGACAGTTGCTTATCAAACTGCAACCGTTTAATTGCCACAGGAAATTGATTGTCAAAGACATGGTAAATTTTCTCACCACCAGGGCGCCTGGATAAAAGAACATTTGGTTGGTCATCATGATTAGAAACAGAATAACAAGCACATAAGCAAAGTTGCAACTGGTGGAATGGAATGAGTGTGTGACATTTTGACATGATATTGCACACATTAGCAGCAAATTATTTAGTTGCTCATTTAGCAAAGCAGTTCAAGGGTCATGTAAACATGGTATTGTTTATTTCAACATCCGTGAGAATAAAGAAGGTCAAAACAACAGACAATTAGCTGGTAACACAAAATTGCCAGACCAGCTATGCACAGTGGTGAGTATAGTATTCGTCTTGCATATGTATTCATTTTGCATATTCCAAGCTTAATTACTAGATTACTAGATGGTTCCTTTCATCTGAAAGGAAATTGTTATGGCAATTGTACATCTAAGGCTGATCAACCTACGCAATACAATAAGTTTATGAAAGAGAAACCGAACATTAAGAACTTTCTGTACAAAATACAAGAAACAAGGACAATCTACTAGAGAGACCTGCGTTGcatatatttatttattttactaTAGACCTGTGTTGCACCACACATGTACACGCCACAACACCAAATTAGTCAACAGGATTAGGAACTTTACTAGTATTAGATTGCCTGTATGCAGATCAGGAAAGATTAAACGTTGCCATTCAAAATTACAAAAGACCTGCTAGATATAGCAAGCATGATATTAAAAAAACTGAGCAAAAGAGAAATTCCGTTTAAGACATACACTCCATCCAGATGCTCTTTGTAGATGCCATCAAACATGCGGCATATTTCCATAATCGTGTACAGCTTTCCCTGCGTGTCACAAAATATACGATTATCACAATGTATGCAAGTTTATTGAATGCTGAGCAAAGAAAAGAAAGTCACACTTAGACCCACACAATACAACGAAAATAACATCAGTGCATCCATCATAACTTGTAAAACTGGAAATAATCTATACAGGATTCATGAAAAGGATGTCACAGAAATATGACTATTGGGAAGAAAGGTAAAAAATCAAGAGATGAGATTCATTTACTTTGCACCAAGCGAGCATAAAGCATAAAACACAATCCCATCATGCGCAAATCGAACTAAGAACATTACAAAGATGGACATCAACAGTGCACAAAAATTTAATAGTACATTTACTTCTACTCAATAACTAAGGCCATAAAAATAAAGACGGGTGATAATAAATGTATGCTGGATCAGGTCAAACAAACTCATTTGATTAAAGAAGAAGCAAACTCGAGACTTACTCCAGCATCATTAGCAATGGGCTTTCCAAGACGAGTAAGTTCAGTTTCCAGCTCTGCAACTGTCTTTGTTATAAGAGACTGGAGACCAGGGATTCTTGATTTAATAACAGACTCCAAATGCTGCATTTACACCAAAAGTTTGTCAGAAAAAAAGCAAAATAGCATAAAATGTATTCTGCATTAAAGAGCAAAGGCATACCTTTGATAGACTCTTTGCTAAATGTTCTGATCCCATCCTATGAGCGAGATGCTTGTATTCTGGTGTGTTTGCAAAATAGTCACGCTCTCTACGCCTAGCAGCAATCATGTCCACACTCTTGTTAATATCTTGCTGGGATCGATTGACAACACCAATCCATGGAAATTGGAGCCGGTAAGCTCTTCCTTCCAGTATCTGCACAATCAAACTCAGTAAGATCTGGTTCGTGGAAATCTAGGATGGTCAATGATCAGATTAGCAAACATATGTTCTAACGCATGTTATCTATTTGCAGCTGGGATAATATTTGTGAGTGAAAACACAGTAATCAGGGGGTTGTTAGAACTGAAGTTGTGTTTGGATTGTTTATAAAGTGTACTTTGCCAACTTTATGGCAATGACCAAAAGTTTGGACTGTGTTTGGTGGACGATGGTTACCGATTATTTGGCATGCCAAATGCCACCTAGCCCACTCTAGTTCATTTTTGTTGCCAACTTTGGCTAACTCATGGGCAAACAAAACCTTCACCATATTTTGGCTAGCCAACTTTTTGGTAGGGAAAGTTTGGGCTAAAAGCAAACACACCATGAGTTTCTTTGAACAAACATTAACTCAAAGGTTTGGGCATACATAAGAAGATTCAAAATCCATGGTATTAATGGTATTAGTCCATATATAGCCATACTGAAAAGGAGGGCCGTACAATTTCAAGAGTGGAAACTTATGGAAAGGTGGGGCAAAGTGAGGCATAATTGTCAACAAAGATCGGCAGATCGCTAGTAGTAACAAGATTGGGTGGTCCGTAGAAGATCGATCACCTTAAGCAACATCACAGTAAGGAAGATAGCATAACTATAAAAAAAGGCCAGTGTTTAACTTATGGAAAGGTGGGGCAAAGTGAGGCATAATTGTCAACAAAGATCGCTAGTAGTAACAAGATTGGGTGGCCAGTAGAATATCAATCACCTTAAGCAACATCACAGTAAGGAAGATAGCATAACTATAAAAAATAGGCCAGTGTTTAGCACTTGATGGTTGAACTTACATCAACAGCATCAGTACCCTTGTCCATTAAATCAATTTTCGTGAGCACACCAAAGGTCCGTTCACCTGAATCAACAAAAAGTAAAGTTCAAGCTCAGAAATGGTTAGAAGTGCCAAGAGCAATGGTACTTGAATTAAACGCAATTATTATATGTGAATTTTCCTTTCCATTAACAGAGTTGGCCCACAATAGGATCACACAAAAAAATCATATCAAGCCAATTGTCAATATAATATGGTTGATATCCACAAAGACAAATTGCAAGGTACAGGTATTATCAGTAGACAGTAGTTATCATTATATCTCCTATTGGTTCAAGAGATAAGGTGAAGATCACATCAGTCTGAAGTTTTGTAGCATATTAAAAGTAAAGAAACCCAGAATAATAAGCTTTAAGAGACATTAGTAATAGGGGACATACTATGACATTAACCACATTACACAAAATGCAGTTCACCGAACCGGCTGCAACAAAGGCATACCTTTTGGGTCAACTTCCCGTGAAATCTTGATAGCATCAGAAGTCGCAAGATCCTGATTGGCTGGAGAAACAGCCAGAATGATGCAGTTGGGCTGAAAAATACCGAAAAAGTTGTTTACACAGTGCATGACACGATAATTAGCCCAAACATGCTACCATATGGGATATGGCTGATAAAAAAGCATATTAGACCAAATATGCATTACATAAATACTTGTAAAATTTGTACATAACCAAATATAGCCCCATCTTATACAGGCAAGACAAGCATGGTAAGCAATGATAAAGAGCAATTACTGGGAAGCAACATTTAAGCTGGTTACACTTAAATACCTTTTCAATGAATGCTCGAACCATGTTTTCAATTTCCTGAACAATACTCTCCGGCTGACCCTCTAACAAGCATAAAGACAGTAGCATATAAAAGAATGAACATCTTAAACAAGAATAATAGAAGAACGATGGCTCATATGGTATAGTCACTTACCAACAGCAACTTTAGTAAGCCCGGGAAGATCAATAAGAGTCAAATTCACAACTGCAATGATAAGAAGTGTTACGACATGACAAAAATAAAGAGGACAAACCATACAAAGAAGTTTTGAAGGGGGAATACAACATGGCTATCCTACCAATGACTAGGATGACTCCGTACTAAACTGATCAAGGGATAAGCTAAAGGTAAATCACAATACCAGCAGCAAACAACAATCTTTTGAATTGAAAAATGGAGGTGCATGACTATTTGAGATTGACAAAGCACTAAAATAACACCATTAAACCACTCCCCTGCTGTACAGACTTATTACCAGCATTGCTATCAGACCACTTACCGTTTGGAGAAAATATGCTTAGATGGATGGGGACAGATGATATTCCCTTTCCATGGCCGGTTTGTCTGTCAGTTTCATCAGCTATCTCCTTCCTCACCATGGCTGCAACGATACAAATTTCATCATGTGACGAGTAGCATCGAGGTGAACTATAAGAAAATGAATTAAAGAAGCACTTGACAGAGTGCCAACAATTGCAAGGCTTGGCTTATCTTTTAGGAAATAACAAGCTACAGCTTAGTGTGGCAGTTTGAATAACAGTGAGTTCTGACATCAAGTTGGATGTTTTGATGAGCCTCACAAACTCAAATTACATTCCACATATGCCAATATGGTTCAATATTATCACAATAACCCCTCAACCATGCATTAATCATAATTTATCATCATAGCAGTAGCACTTGAAAACAAGACGAAGAATAGATGAATTACCGAAATCGGTGAATCTCTTCCTGGGGACATGCATGAACTCTGCATACTCCCTGTCTCCATCAATCCTATGGAGTTGCAGAACCAGCGGGCGACGGGTGACAATGCCTGCAGAATCAAACCAAACCAAACAAATTAATGCGTCAGAAAAAGCAAAACAGGACGCCAAAATCGACAAGCTCTTACTGCTTGAACAACCATACCTGAACCCCTGGGCAGGAAATCCTTCCCAACAACGCTCTCCAGCACTGAAGATTTGCCCGAACTCTACAGTGTACCAAAGGAGTTCAAATGTCAAAACACAGAACCGTGTACCCACTCGCAATGAGATGCGCTTGAACTACTCGTAACAGAGCAGGTTCATGCAGAATTGCTTGGAACTACGAGGATTTTCAACGCACAGCTTAGTTGATCCCAAGTAGTGGTAGTATCTAGCTTCCAATTACTGAATTACTGGTCATGTGGGCAGCTACGTGCAACGAAACTGTAGTGGCGGGTTCAAACAAGCAGCAGCGGCCCAAATCTAGCTGCCAGCGCCTACGGCAGCGGCAGATCCGAGCACGGCGAGACCGCGTGTCCGCAGCCAAATCGCGCAGTCCTACCAGCAAGCTCGCGAGATCCACCAGACACAGCTGGGGCGCCAGATCCGGCGGAGGGGGGAGAAAACGAACGGGGCGCGCACCTGGCCGCCGACGACGGCGATGGACGGCAGCGAGTCCCAGAGGGTGGGGAGGGCGCTCTCCTCGCCGTGGTCGCCGAGCGCCGTGCAGGCGCGCTGCAGCTTGTTGACGAGCGAGATCAGGTTCTCCATGGCCGCCGGCGCGGGATCTGGCCGGATCCGATCGGGCGGGCGGGATGGTGGAGGTGGGAGGGGGGAGACGAGACGACGCCGACTGCTGAGCCGAGCCGCGTCGGTCGGGCTCGAGCTGCGTCTGGTGGTGGTCTCGGGGGGGCGCGTGCGCGTCGAGTTGGTTTGGGTTtggagaggggaggggaggggaggggacgGGGGCTGCTTCGTGGGGAAGAAACGGAGCGTGCGGCCGTGCTGGGGGTGGTGCTGCGCGAAATACCGGATAGCCCCTCCCCTCGTGCCTTCCTACTGCCGCTTGTGAGGTTCGAATTTTTTTTGAACTTCTCAAGCAAGTTGGTAATAAATGTGAACTGAAATTCCAAACATGCTTCCATCTGACCATTCCTCAATATTTTTGGACCCCCAGGTGGCGAACGTTGGCACTTGCGAACGATTTCGTTGGCATTTTTAGTTGTGAGGGGTGGCTGTTCTTCGGAGCGACATGCCAGTTTCTAGCAGAGAAGGCAATTTTTTGTTTAAAGCTGTCAACGTTTGATCTTGTCTCAGAATTAAAAATGCCATCAAAAGGGGCTCGTTTGCCACCCATCTCCCAGCGAACAGTCGCCAGATAAGATTTTTAATATTTTTTGTATGAATTCGGGTGCCTTGGTTCTGGCCATTACTTTAGATTTGGTTTTGTTTTCCTTGTAGGGACGGTGTTCAGAAAATGAAGACGTCTCATCTTCGAGCTGGTCTTTCGGGCTCTAATTCTCCTCGAGCATGTCCATTATGACGGATTCTATGGAGCTTTGGCGTAAATTCATGTCGTGTTgggcgagggggggggggggggggggggggggggttacttTGATTTGGTTTGTGTTGGGGTGGTGGCCACGCGATGGAGGTTTCCTGTGTTGGTCGTGACGCGTTTTGTGTGCCATGTGTCCTTCTCTTTGCCATCTGTGGCCAGTGTTCGGGCTAGGCGGATGTTTAGGATGTGTAGCTTGTTAGTGTGGTGCCCCCTGTCTCTCTGCTATAATTGTTCTCTTCTACCTATCAATGAAATGATACATAATTTTTTGTGTATTCACGAAAAAAAGTAAATTAATGTCGTCTCCTTAAGGCAACAAGGTTATTGTTTCTCACTCCGCGTTCGTGATGACGACATACGATGTTAGGCGCTTCGGATCAATAGGGTTCAACGGCAACGAATGCGGCTCATGGGCCTCGGTCCAGGGACATGTGCACGAAGACTTACCAACTGTCATCGGCAAGCTCGAGCTCCTGTAGGGGAGCGACGACATCAGCGCGCCAACGAATTGTATTGGCGGCGATAATGGTCGTTCAATGGTTCAAGAACCTCAATGTTGGCTTTTATTATGTTGGGAATGATTTGTACTTTTAGTGTACTCTTATAATAGATTCGAACCCTTCTTCGCAAAAAAAGGTCTCCACATCAAAAAAAGACACTAGGCGAATTTGAATTCTTGAGAACGTGCATCGATCTGACAGCAATCCTCTTAATCATTTTTATGTTGCATATAAATATTGACTTTACCAACTTTATATCATCACTTGGAAAAAAGTGTAACTTACTTTTGCGCCCACTTATGCTATCGTACAACTTCACATCTTCGAAGGTCGATCTCATGCCATGAAAGGTGTCCTAGACTAGTTTTTCGGAAAGGACTTAGATCTATTAGATCAGTTATAAAAAGTTGTACAAAACACCCAAAAAAATTTACTCTGAGATCCCTAGACCATCATCACTCTTGCTGTCAGAACGAGCCGTCAACACGTCGTTGTCGTCACTCGCATACCAGAGTCGACCCGAACTTATCGATGACAACCAAGAAAGCACGTGTAGGCCCCTAAGAACCAATGCTCCAGAGCCGCAGTCGTCGTCGTTGAATCCTTGAATTGATCTAAAGAACCTGAAATCAAATCTCTTCATTGTGTACGCACAATGAGAAACACTATCCTCCCTGCCCCGA
Coding sequences within it:
- the LOC125528460 gene encoding dynamin-related protein 5A, which produces MENLISLVNKLQRACTALGDHGEESALPTLWDSLPSIAVVGGQSSGKSSVLESVVGKDFLPRGSGIVTRRPLVLQLHRIDGDREYAEFMHVPRKRFTDFAMVRKEIADETDRQTGHGKGISSVPIHLSIFSPNVVNLTLIDLPGLTKVAVEGQPESIVQEIENMVRAFIEKPNCIILAVSPANQDLATSDAIKISREVDPKGERTFGVLTKIDLMDKGTDAVDILEGRAYRLQFPWIGVVNRSQQDINKSVDMIAARRRERDYFANTPEYKHLAHRMGSEHLAKSLSKHLESVIKSRIPGLQSLITKTVAELETELTRLGKPIANDAGGKLYTIMEICRMFDGIYKEHLDGVRPGGEKIYHVFDNQFPVAIKRLQFDKQLSMENVRKLITEADGYQPHLIAPEQGYRRLIESCLVSIRGPAEAAVDTVHGILKELVHKAINETHELKQFPTLRVEVGNAAFESLERMRDESKKNTLKLVDMETSYLTVDFFRKLPQDVEKGGNPSHSIFDRYNDSYLRRIGTTVLAYVNMVSSTLRNSIPKSIVYCQVREAKRSLLDHFFTELGAREIRQLSKLLDEDPAVMERRTNLAKRLELYRSAQAEIDAVAWSK